A single window of Nicotiana tomentosiformis chromosome 1, ASM39032v3, whole genome shotgun sequence DNA harbors:
- the LOC104118126 gene encoding uncharacterized protein At5g02240 isoform X1 yields the protein MASKISLSPLWNLPISTQKSQLSPQFPLLQQFPSSSRVFSSKLKSNSHRSILVSAAVTEESKTSPPSSSSPASSSKVVLVVGGTGGVGQIVVASLLNRNVKLRLILRDPEKATTLFGEQDEEKLQIWKGDTRSPTGTDPSVFEGVTHVICCTGTTAFPSRRWDGDNTPERVDWEGVRNLVSALPQSLKRIVLVSSIGVTKFNELPWSIMNLFGVLKYKKMGEDFVRNSGLPFTIIRAGRLTDGPYTSYDLNTLLQATAGERRAVLIGQGDKLVGEVSRLVVAEACIQALDIDFTEGQIYEINSITGDGPGTDPLKWQELFRAPQNN from the exons ATGGCTTCTAAAATCTCTCTTTCTCCTCTCTGGAACCTTCCAATTTCCACTCAGAAATCTCAACTTTCTCCTCAATTTCCCCTCCTACAGCAGTTTCCTTCTTCTTCTAGGGTTTTCTCATCGAAATTGAAATCGAATTCTCACAGATCTATATTAGTTTCAGCTGCTGTCACTGAAGAATCGAAAACTTCTCCTCCGTCATCATCGTCGCCTGCTTCTTCCAGCAAAGTGGTTCTCGTCGTTGGTGGCACCGGTGGCGTTG GACAGATAGTTGTAGCATCATTGCTTAATCGGAATGTCAAATTGCGTCTCATTCTTCGAGACCCTGAGAAAGCAACTACTCTATTTGGCGAGCAGGATGAGGAAAAGCTGCAG ATATGGAAAGGTGATACACGGAGTCCTACAGGCACAGATCCATCTGTATTTGAG GGTGTAACTCATGTCATTTGCTGCACTGGGACCACTGCTTTTCCATCCAGGCGATGGGATGGAGATAACACTCCAGAAAGAGTAG ATTGGGAAGGTGTGAGGAACCTTGTCTCAGCATTGCCTCAGTCGTTAAAAAGAATTGTTCTTGTTTCATCAATTGGCGTCACAAAGTTCAATGAGTTGCCTTGGAG TATCATGAACCTTTTTGGTGTTCTCAAGTATAAGAAGATGGGGGAGGATTTTGTTCGCAATTCTGGTCTTCCATTCACCATAATCAG AGCTGGTAGATTAACAGATGGACCATACACATCATATGATTTGAACACACTGTTACAAGCTACTGCTGGCGAACGGCGTGCAGTTTTAATAGGTCAAG GGGATAAACTTGTTGGAGAAGTTAGTAGGCTTGTAGTTGCAGAAGCTTGCATACAGGCGCTGGACATAGACTTCACAGAAGGACAAATTTATGAAATAAACTCTATTACG GGTGATGGACCAGGAACTGATCCGCTGAAGTGGCAGGAGTTATTTAGAGCTCCTCAGAACAATTAA
- the LOC104118127 gene encoding phytochromobilin:ferredoxin oxidoreductase, chloroplastic — MECLLPTPFSFSSSFSSPSWFSPFLVLKNSSKLGFNRKLCSFNRNGSRSTSMSHEMESSVFSYKKLIHFALEETNSHTQFVPSPLQEKYSSLLAMDDETELQMLSFEAPKIRLLRSLCIEGSDGMQVLDFAAFPKPEFDLPIFCANFFTAAKMNIIVLDLNPLHDVMDQEDYKEKYYKGLIPLGLKYSELLPWGGKLTSESLKFFSPIVIWTRFSSSPYNHSVLFSAFKDYYKAWLELMDRSEEETDASQVDRNREAQHRYLTWRAEKDPGHGVLKRLVGEALAKDVISEFLFNGVNKLGSKTFLDYFPEYRCEDGRVNEKRSMIGKSFESRPWNARGEFIGNRVS; from the exons ATGGAGTGTCTACTCCCAACCcctttttcattttcttcttctttttcctcaCCAAGCTGGTTTTCTCCATTTCTAGTACTAAAAAATAGTAGTAAACTTGGTTTCAACAGAAAATTATGTAGCTTTAACAGAAATGGAAGTAGGTCCACGAGTATGAGTCATGAAATGGAAAGCTCTGTTTTTTCTTACAAGAAGTTGATTCACTTTGCTTTAGAAGAAACCAACTCACATACCCAATTTGTCCCTTCTCCATTACAG GAGAAATACAGCTCTTTGTTGGCCATGGATGACGAAACGGAGCTACAGATGCTGTCTTTTGAAGCCCCTAAAATTCGACTTCTTCGCAGTTTGTGTATTGAAGGGAGCGACGGCATGCAG GTATTGGATTTTGCTGCATTCCCAAAACCGGAATTTGATCTGCCTATCTTCTGTGCGAACTTTTTCACTGCTGCTAAGATGAACATAATTGTACT GGACCTTAACCCATTGCATGATGTCATGGATCAAGAAGATTACAAAGAGAAGTACTATAAAGGCTTGATTCCTTTAGGCCTCAAGTATTCTGAG CTTTTACCCTGGGGAGGGAAGCTCACCAGCGAGTCTCTGAAATTCTTTTCCCCAATAGTCATATGGACGAGATTCTCATCTAGCCCATACAACCATTCAGTTCTGTTTTCTGCATTCAAGGATTATTACAAG GCATGGCTTGAGCTAATGGACAGATCAGAAGAGGAAACTGATGCTTCTCAAGTTGATCGCAATCGCGAAGCTCAGCATAGATACTTGACATGGAGAGCAGAAAAA GATCCAGGTCATGGAGTTTTGAAAAGACTGGTAGGGGAAGCTCTTGCCAAG GATGTGATTAGTGAATTCCTATTCAATGGTGTTAACAAGCTTGGTAGCAAAACATTTCTTGATTACTTTCCAGAGTACAGATGTGAAGATGGTAGAGTAAACGAAAAGCGCAGCATGATTGGAAAATCATTTGAAAGTCGACCTTGGAATGCAAGAGGAGAATTCATAGGTAATAGGGTTAGCTAG
- the LOC104118126 gene encoding uncharacterized protein At2g37660, chloroplastic isoform X2, whose amino-acid sequence MASKISLSPLWNLPISTQKSQLSPQFPLLQQFPSSSRVFSSKLKSNSHRSILVSAAVTEESKTSPPSSSSPASSSKVVLVVGGTGGVGQIVVASLLNRNVKLRLILRDPEKATTLFGEQDEEKLQIWKGDTRSPTGTDPSVFEGVTHVICCTGTTAFPSRRWDGDNTPERVDWEGVRNLVSALPQSLKRIVLVSSIGVTKFNELPWSIMNLFGVLKYKKMGEDFVRNSGLPFTIIRAGRLTDGPYTSYDLNTLLQATAGERRAVLIGQGIYSFCSHGINLLEKLVGL is encoded by the exons ATGGCTTCTAAAATCTCTCTTTCTCCTCTCTGGAACCTTCCAATTTCCACTCAGAAATCTCAACTTTCTCCTCAATTTCCCCTCCTACAGCAGTTTCCTTCTTCTTCTAGGGTTTTCTCATCGAAATTGAAATCGAATTCTCACAGATCTATATTAGTTTCAGCTGCTGTCACTGAAGAATCGAAAACTTCTCCTCCGTCATCATCGTCGCCTGCTTCTTCCAGCAAAGTGGTTCTCGTCGTTGGTGGCACCGGTGGCGTTG GACAGATAGTTGTAGCATCATTGCTTAATCGGAATGTCAAATTGCGTCTCATTCTTCGAGACCCTGAGAAAGCAACTACTCTATTTGGCGAGCAGGATGAGGAAAAGCTGCAG ATATGGAAAGGTGATACACGGAGTCCTACAGGCACAGATCCATCTGTATTTGAG GGTGTAACTCATGTCATTTGCTGCACTGGGACCACTGCTTTTCCATCCAGGCGATGGGATGGAGATAACACTCCAGAAAGAGTAG ATTGGGAAGGTGTGAGGAACCTTGTCTCAGCATTGCCTCAGTCGTTAAAAAGAATTGTTCTTGTTTCATCAATTGGCGTCACAAAGTTCAATGAGTTGCCTTGGAG TATCATGAACCTTTTTGGTGTTCTCAAGTATAAGAAGATGGGGGAGGATTTTGTTCGCAATTCTGGTCTTCCATTCACCATAATCAG AGCTGGTAGATTAACAGATGGACCATACACATCATATGATTTGAACACACTGTTACAAGCTACTGCTGGCGAACGGCGTGCAGTTTTAATAGGTCAAGGTATCTACTCCTTTTGTTCTCAT GGGATAAACTTGTTGGAGAAGTTAGTAGGCTTGTAG